One genomic segment of Ctenopharyngodon idella isolate HZGC_01 chromosome 7, HZGC01, whole genome shotgun sequence includes these proteins:
- the LOC127516598 gene encoding intelectin-like codes for MFLGILFSISLNLWLCEATSVIILDQQEAPHIKTVDINTNLEDAILQGRIKYAARSCKELHEKYQVYDDGLYYLNSSRGVLYQTFCDMTTAGGGWTLVASVHENNMYGKCTVGDRWSSQQGSEPNRPDGDGTWANTVTFGTAEASTSDDYKNPGYFDIPAKDVSVWHVPNNMELQHWTITSLLRYHTENHFLTLHGGNLFNLFKKFPVKFGLGACLTDNGPAIPIVYDTGNVDYTKNLFGPNSRTMFEPGFITFRVFNTERAALALCSGVKPTGCNSEHFCIGGGGHFPEGVPRQCGDFAGFDWDGYGTNAGWSASKEITEAAVLLFYR; via the exons atgtttttagggATCCTTTTCAGTATCTCACTGAACTTATGGCTCTGTGAGGCAACAAGTGTAATAATTT TGGATCAACAAGAAGCACCACATATCAAAACTGTTGATATCAATACCAATCTTGAGGATGCAATACTTCAGGGCAGAATTAAATATGCTGCTCGAAGCTGCAAAGAACTTCATGAAAAGTATCAGGTTTATGATG ATGGCTTATACTATCTGAACTCATCAAGAGGGGTCCTTTACCAGACGTTCTGTGATATGACCACTGCGGGTGGAGGCTGGACGCTGGTTGCCAGTGTTCATGAAAACAACATGTATGGAAAGTGTACTGTTGGTGATCGCTGGTCTAGTCAGCAGGGCAGTGAACCAAACCGGCCTGATGGTGATGGGACATGGGCAAACACAGTCACATTTGGAACTGCAGAGGCTTCTACAAGTGATGATTATAAG AATCCTGGCTACTTTGACATTCCGGCTAAAGATGTGTCTGTGTGGCATGTTCCTAATAATATGGAGTTGCAACACTGGACCATTACCTCCCTTTTGCGATACCACACTGAGAATCACTTCTTAACTCTCCACGGAGGAAACCTTTTCAATTTATTCAAG AAATTCCCTGTGAAGTTTGGATTAGGGGCATGCCTCACTGATAATGGACCTGCTATTCCAATAGTGTATGATACCGGAAATGTGGATTACACCAAAAATCTGTTTGGTCCCAATTCAAGAA CAATGTTTGAGCCTGGATTCATCACATTCAGAGTCTTCAATACTGAAAGGGCAGCCTTGGCTCTTTGTTCAGGTGTCAAACCAACCGGCTGTAACAGTGAACAT TTCTGTATTGGTGGAGGTGGACACTTTCCGGAGGGGGTCCCTAGACAGTGTGGGGACTTTGCGGGTTTCGACTGGGACGGCTATGGTACTAATGCAGGATGGAGTGCTTCCAAAGAGATAACCGAAGCAGCTGTGCTTCTCTTTTATCGCTGA
- the LOC127516597 gene encoding intelectin-like, whose protein sequence is MLLTKKFLGILFSLSLNLWLCETASIIILDQQEAPHIKTVDTNTNLEDAILQGRIKYAARSCKELHEKYQVYDDGLYYLNSSRGVLYQTFCDMTTAGGGWTLVASVHENNMYGKCTVGDRWSSQQGSEPNRPDGDGTWANTVTFGTAEASTSDDYKNPGYFDIPAQDMSVWHVPNNMDLEYWNPNSLLRYHTENHFLTLHGGNLFNLFKKFPVKFGLGACLTDNGPAIPIVYDTGNVDYTKNLFGPNSRTMFTPGFITFRVFNTERAALALCSGVKPTGCNSEHFCIGGGGHFPEGVPRQCGDFAGFDWDGYGTNAGWSASKEITEAAVLLFYR, encoded by the exons atGTTGcttacaaaaaagtttttagggATACTTTTCAGTCTCTCACTGAATTTATGGCTCTGCGAGACTGCAAGCATAATCATTC TCGATCAACAAGAAGCACCACATATCAAAACTGTTGATACCAACACCAATCTTGAGGATGCAATACTTCAGGGCAGAATTAAATATGCTGCTCGAAGCTGCAAAGAACTTCATGAAAAGTATCAGGTTTATGATG ATGGCTTATACTATCTGAACTCATCAAGAGGGGTCCTTTACCAGACGTTCTGTGATATGACCACTGCGGGTGGAGGCTGGACGCTGGTTGCCAGTGTTCATGAAAACAACATGTATGGAAAGTGTACTGTTGGTGATCGCTGGTCTAGTCAGCAGGGCAGTGAACCAAACCGGCCTGATGGTGATGGGACATGGGCAAACACAGTCACATTTGGAACTGCAGAGGCTTCTACAAGTGATGATTATaag AATCCTGGCTACTTTGACATTCCAGCACAAGATATGTCTGTGTGGCATGTTCCTAATAATATGGATTTGGAATACTGGAACCCTAACTCCCTTCTGCGATACCACACTGAGAATCACTTCTTGACTCTCCACGGAGGAAACCTTTTCAATTTGTTCAAG AAATTCCCTGTGAAGTTTGGATTAGGGGCATGCCTCACTGATAATGGACCTGCTATTCCAATAGTGTATGATACCGGAAATGTGGATTACACCAAAAATCTGTTTGGTCCCAATTCAAgaa CAATGTTTACGCCTGGATTCATCACATTCAGAGTCTTCAATACTGAAAGGGCAGCCTTGGCTCTTTGTTCAGGTGTCAAACCAACCGGCTGTAACAGTGAACAT TTCTGTATTGGTGGAGGTGGACACTTTCCGGAGGGGGTCCCTAGGCAGTGTGGGGACTTTGCGGGTTTCGACTGGGACGGCTATGGTACTAATGCAGGATGGAGTGCTTCCAAAGAGATAACCGAAGCAGCTGTGCTTCTCTTTTATCGCTGA